The Candidatus Amarolinea dominans genome contains a region encoding:
- a CDS encoding DUF3054 domain-containing protein: MKQAAVERQAKVGATATAPARSLLVALVVGDVLMFLLFAAWGRATHAEPLPLLAIVETAAPFLVAWLAVAPLLGAYRPGLLTQPLPMAMQTLIVWIAACVLGLYIRSAWLQREIIPTFALVTFGMVAPMLVGWRTLFAWWNRSRLA; encoded by the coding sequence GTGAAACAGGCGGCGGTTGAACGACAAGCGAAGGTGGGCGCGACGGCGACGGCGCCGGCGAGAAGCCTGCTGGTTGCGCTGGTTGTGGGCGATGTTTTGATGTTCTTGTTATTTGCGGCGTGGGGACGCGCCACCCATGCAGAACCGCTGCCGCTGCTGGCGATTGTAGAGACCGCGGCGCCGTTCCTGGTGGCCTGGTTGGCGGTGGCCCCGCTGCTGGGCGCTTACCGGCCCGGCCTGTTGACGCAGCCGCTGCCCATGGCTATGCAAACGTTGATTGTCTGGATTGCGGCCTGTGTCCTGGGCCTTTACATCCGCTCGGCCTGGCTGCAGCGGGAGATCATTCCCACCTTTGCCCTGGTCACGTTCGGCATGGTGGCGCCGATGCTCGTGGGCTGGCGCACGTTGTTTGCCTGGTGGAACCGCTCGCGTCTCGCGTGA